Below is a genomic region from Eupeodes corollae chromosome 1, idEupCoro1.1, whole genome shotgun sequence.
caggtaaagacagctggtaaaaattgcctcaaggattggtgcaattatatcagaagccttttgtaattctgctggtattattccatctggtcctgcagcctgcagctttaaatggtttgaagctgttgagagcccattgtaacttatcctttgtgatcagaccttgtggatatgttgtatttgaacttgaacgtgcaaagctgttgcaagtttcgttaagagaactaccaggaaagtgagtgtccaatagtaggttcagtgattcattacttgaattagtccaggagccgtctgcatttttcaagcaacttggcatagctggattagttgaaagaattttccgtaacctagaggcttcagaagtttcttctatcatgccacagaaggatcgccaagaagatcgctggGATTTTCTTattgccttcttgtagattcttagggattctttgtaggagtcccaatgagaggctagtcttgcagctttggcccggttgatgTTAACTATCTATCCGTAAAATGtataatcaaaaaattcttaACTACTAGAATTAAAATCACTAATTGGGTTCCATAACTATTAATAATCCATTTGACTTTCTGACACTTCAAATTAATCGATCCGTTCACCagatttaagtttgtttgtttttcaattgcTAAATTTGTATAAGATTTTTTACAAGTGAAATACTAAGTTATTAACAACAAGTTGTTAATGATTCCATTTCGTCAAAGATTTAAACAATTGAAtaatgttacatttttttttttaaattacaaaatggcAACATATTGGCTAAGAACAGccttaaaagctttaaaattctctcttaaaatgttaaaataaaaaaactgtcatatacaatttaaaacacaaCCGATTTTACTAGCGAAGTGCTGCACAGATGCGTTGGTATATCCTATTCAGGCGCCTCCAACAAAATAgtagaaacaataaaaataaagtgtattaaatatttgaattcttttttattcaattgctttgttttttttttttaacttccacaTAAACATATTTGATCCTGAGTATAATgaatgataaatatttaatgatatAATTTGCATGATGttgatataaattaattaattttaaaatgtttacgaTTATGtggaattattttcttttttttatctttcataattaaataaataacaatttttgttttttaaatattttaactatgaaataaaataaattaagtttgtttcgGAATTGTATTTACATCATCCGTCTTATATAGAGCTCTCTCTCTTTTACTTGTTTTTGTGTTCTATCGATTTATATGTACGCATCATTGTCCTTGTTCCATTGGCCGGCCGTTTCGTTTTGCTCAAAAgtccattttgtttataatttggtCTAACTAGATACATCCTAGGgtcttaaatattaatttacaaagGAGAAGgggttaaattaattatttagtaGGGCTGGGTAAGTCCATAGTGGTTGTAAGCTAGATCTTGAGCAGTAGCTTGTCCATTGCGGCTCCAGTCAGAGTGTACGATTTCAGCGTTTAATGGACTTCCGGTGATGTAAGCGGTGGTAACATGATCCTTCTTCTTAGCCAAAAGATCCTTGAAGAAGGTGGCAcctaagtttaaaataaaaaataataaattttcaatggTTTTATAAAAAGCTTAGTGCGATTTAAAACTTACCGGCGAAGATGAGAGCCAAGAAACTGATAGCCAAAGCCTTGAGGGAAATGAATTTAACGATCATGAAGAGAACTTTGAAGACAACAGCTTTTTTGAGCTTCAAAGCCAAAAGAAGTGGCAACAAAACTTTCCTCACTTTCCTGGTACGTCCCTCtgttttgagaagaaaaaaaagaaaacacattcaATATAGATGGCATAATTTTAGGATGATAGCAGCAAAGATTGATTTCTTCCTAGAAGTATACAAGTGAATAGTGTTCTTGTAATTTGTACATTGCAACATCTTTGAAATCCATCCAACAAATAAGAGGAAATTTGAAAACTGTATTTcggatgtttttttctttaaaacaagttGATATCAATTTATTTCCAAGGGAAATAGACAATAATGATTGATATGATATAATTGAAAGAAAACACAACAAATGGAGGCAGTTCTTCGAATTTTTCATCATATCC
It encodes:
- the LOC129940736 gene encoding uncharacterized protein LOC129940736 isoform X1; translation: MYSKLSIVLFAVVCATAVALPHQDNSDKDIINALNKIDNEPSLPLFGGLRIERVENGRAFGESNSGETFEDRAERYLESHELNLAFPGEDDESEDEFAGRSADGKEGRTRKVRKVLLPLLLALKLKKAVVFKVLFMIVKFISLKALAISFLALIFAGATFFKDLLAKKKDHVTTAYITGSPLNAEIVHSDWSRNGQATAQDLAYNHYGLTQPY
- the LOC129940736 gene encoding uncharacterized protein LOC129940736 isoform X2; its protein translation is MYSKLSIVLFAVVCATAVALPHQDNSDKDIINALNKIDNEPSLPLFGGLRIERVENGRAFGESNSGETFEDRAERYLESHELNLAFPGEDDESEDEFAGRSADEGRTRKVRKVLLPLLLALKLKKAVVFKVLFMIVKFISLKALAISFLALIFAGATFFKDLLAKKKDHVTTAYITGSPLNAEIVHSDWSRNGQATAQDLAYNHYGLTQPY